A single Brachybacterium sillae DNA region contains:
- a CDS encoding transposase, translating into MNREIKRRADVVQIFPNRDSATRLVGAVLQDQHEEWQYGERRYISDISLRRLADILTTDTPETASRLLMTA; encoded by the coding sequence GTGAACCGCGAAATCAAGCGCCGCGCGGACGTGGTCCAGATCTTCCCTAACCGAGACTCCGCCACCCGTCTCGTCGGCGCTGTTCTCCAGGACCAGCACGAGGAATGGCAGTACGGCGAGCGTCGCTACATCAGTGACATCTCCCTACGCCGCCTCGCCGACATACTCACCACCGACACCCCCGAGACCGCCAGCCGGCTCCTCATGACCGCCTGA
- a CDS encoding transposase codes for MLPGASWQRCRVHFARNITQMLGSARSKPVNALVSTIFVQTSPETVRETYQQVTASLENSFPQVAAMLKDAEADLTAFAAFPIEHWRKIWSTPPQAGGAPTPSSV; via the coding sequence GTGCTGCCCGGCGCGTCATGGCAGCGCTGCCGGGTCCATTTCGCCCGCAACATCACCCAGATGCTGGGCTCTGCGCGCTCCAAGCCCGTCAACGCCCTGGTCTCCACGATCTTCGTCCAGACCAGCCCGGAGACCGTCAGGGAGACGTATCAGCAGGTCACTGCCTCGCTCGAGAACTCCTTCCCCCAGGTCGCGGCGATGCTGAAGGACGCCGAAGCAGACCTGACCGCGTTCGCTGCGTTTCCGATCGAGCACTGGCGCAAGATCTGGTCGACTCCCCCGCAAGCGGGAGGTGCCCCCACCCCATCGAGCGTGTGA